atatatatatatatatatatatatatatatatatatatatatatatagtggaccaatccatggataagcactaaatggggcacaaactggataagtaaaatttcaaattttttttttaaaaaaaacgatcctttaatatgcaaatagaagaaaacgaaaaaattttaaaaagtttttgaacaaaatcgttcaaaaatcgatgatgaatggtaaacatcgatgatgaatggtaaaaattgatgatgaatggtaaaattaaccattcatctggttaatttatcattcatttttgttcgcgatgaatgataaaattaatcaatgctaaaaaaagcagatgaatggttaatttaaccattcatctgtttatgatgaatgataaaaaaacagatgaatggttaatttaaccattcatctggtttttttagcattgattaattttatcattaatcgtaaacaagatgaatgataaattaacccgatgaatggttaattttaccattcatcatcgatttttgaaagattttgaacttttttttatgaaaaaaattgattagaggtgcattttaatgcagatttatgaatgtaaaaaaaaattcaaaaaaaaaaaaaattttattttgcttatccggtttgtactccttttaagcttatccatagatcgtgcccatatatatatatatatatacatatatatatatatatatatatatatatatatatatatatatatatatatatatatatatatatatatatatatatatatatatatatatatggtaaggtTATGCTACACATGTGATTAAAATACAAAAGATACGAGAAAATATGAATCGTTGGATTTGATGAGATTTGCACAGATTCGATCAttaaataattcattttattttatttttaagggTGTTAAAGTCTTTTACATTTCTTCTCTTAAATCACGTTACCAAGAATTTCACCCCTTCTGAACTGACTTTAAATACAAAAATAAAGTCAATAAATTGTCATAATTTATTGATACATATCTATACCTATATAAAGACCGACTCCCATTGTCAATTAATGAGTGTCATTAACCATCCTAATTAACCATTTTACCATGAGTTAAAGGGTAAAAAAATTTTAAGTCTTTTattaattaaaagaaaaaaaggataaacttaataaaatgaaaaaggaaaaataAAGATACTGTTAGGTGTATACGAAAATTAAAACGTCATAGTTTCCCCTAATTGAATGCAACCGCCTAAACTTTTATGCCTGGAACCGTCGATCTTCAGCCTCTCTCTAATGGTTTCGATGAACCCTAAATTCCAATTCATCGTTTCACGAGCAATCGTTTCAGGCTTCTTCTTCCTCCTCTGGTTCTGGAACCCTGGCATTTCGATTGGTCCCATAACCCCATTACCTCCACTTGACTGTAACTGTTCGATTTGAATTAAATTTGAATTTGAAGAGGTGGTTCATTCAATTAAAAATGAAATTGAACCAGTGGTTCACATTCCCTTTACGGCAGCTTCGTCTTGCTCTATAAATTCCAATTACCTTCTTCATTGGTATGGATATCAACCAACATCTCAATTTTTATTGCAATGGCTGAGGGTAGGTCAACAACCACATCTGAGgttaaaacaaaaaaatatgtgcTCCTCAGTGAGCTTGAATTAGGCAAACCATCGCAGGTGAAGGTAATGATATGCAGGAGTTGGGATACATATACGGTGCATGGCAAGTATTTAAGCACTGAATTTATTGCTTCAGATGAGCAGGTATAGAGACTTGATTTGTAAAACATTTATGTTATTTGTATCTGTTCCAATCTGCTAATGTGTGCCAGTTTAGTTATATGCATGTTACATTAGATAATCCCTTTGGTAATTAAGCATTCGTCTATTTTGTAATTGTTTTATTATCCTGGTCATGTATAAGACCTTTATGACCTTCGTGTGATTGAGGGCAACCTTTGTTTCATGAGGGTAATGTATAACGCTTTAGTCATTTACAATGCATTTGTTTCTTAGGCACTCATTTAGTTTATAATTCTTTTACATTACATAATACCTTTGTCTCTTAATCATTCACTTATTTTGTTATTCTTTTATGATGTTGGCCATGTATAACATCTTTATAACCTTCGTCTGCATCAGGAGAACCTTTCTTTCATGCTGCTAATATATAACACTTTGGTTATCTACATGTTCAATTAGATGATACCTTTCTATCCTAAGTACTCATTTATAACACTTTGCCTAATTGACAATGGGACTTAATCTTTATATTCATTTATGTTGCTAATGTCTAACACTTTAGTCATCTACATGTTCAATTAAATGATACCTTTGTTTCTTGAGCACTCATGTATTCTTTAATTGTTTTATCCAGGTCATCCCTAACAACTTGCTTACTTTAATGTCATTCAGGGTAACGTTATCTAGTTGACTGCCAGAAGCAATATTGCACACCATTTCATTGCCAGGCTGAAGGATGGCTGCATATTCTTACTCAATGACTTCGACGTTATAGCAAACAGAGCTGAATACCGCATCATGCGGGATAACCATCTCATGATTAAGCTTAATGGGTCCACATTCATGCGAAAGCAGCCTACTGGTGACAGCACTGGGTTTATCCGGCATCCGTTTAGCTGTATCGAAATCGAGAATTTGGAACCCACATTGGGCAAATTCTTAGTCGGTAAAAAATATTATAACCTCTTAATTTATTTATTTCCACCATATACTTGCAGCGTGAAATTTCATGCATGTATGGTTATTTGAATAGATGTTGTTGGGTATGCTGCTAATGTCGGGGAGCCAGAGCCAACGAAAAAGGGCTCCACCACCCTCGAGTTTGATCTGGTTAATGAAAGGTACACAAAACACCAAACTTTGCTGCTCAATTTGGGAAATTAGGTTGCATGTTCGGTAGGTACAAATTTCCCAGTTATCCTTTGTTTGTGCGCAGGGGAAAAGCAATACACGCAACACTATGGGGAAGCTTGGGGTCCGCATTCTGTGAAAGGCAGGCCGCAAACCCTGGCCTATATTTCATAATCTTAAGCTCTGTGACCGTCCGAAATGGCTTCAATAGTACGTTTCACCTCCACGCAGTCTACTGTTGCCTCAATTTCCCCCTGTTTCACTAACTTTTAGCTAATGTATTTTGCAGATACCCTGAATCTCTCGAGCACGTCTGCCACACTTATTATCGACGATGTTGAGATTCCCACACTTAAAAACTTCAGGGAAAAAATGAGGTAACTCTCCGATTATTAATGTCATCTTCTATTTAGATATCGGATATTACTATTTGTATGAACATACATACTCCCTGTTGTTGCAGTGCCATCGAAGGACCTGTAATTGTCGACCCCTCTTCTCCAGCGTGGCAACTCCCACCACCTCAAAAGGGAACCCTTCGCGACCTACTTGATATGGCGCGCAGAGGGAAAAAGAATATCGTAAGTGGCACCTACCAACCCTTTTCACCCTTTACTTCCAACTAACACAGCCTACTAACTTGGCTCCACCTATATTGCCACATCATTTAGACTGCCGATGTATTTAAGTGTCAAGTGGAGATTGTCAACATCCGGTGGAAAAAACTGTGGTACTACAACACTTGCAGCGTATGTAAAGCACGGAAGGGCCTCTCAAGGATGTCTGGCCAGCACTGGTGCGAGTCATGCCAGGACATCGTCCCGGAACCCATCACAAGGTATTGACTAATCGCCCTTTAGATTTCAAAATTTATAAAAAACTGGTGTCCCCTTTCTAACCTTAAATGCATGAATCCTAAATTTCTCTTCCTCTCCGTTTTCAAAGGTTTCGTATTATATGTGATGTGCGAGATGAAACGGCGGAAACGGTCATGGTCCTCTTTGACGAGCCTGCGGAGGAGGTCACTCAAGCTACTGCAAAGATTCTACTGAATGAGATTGATGAGGTAAGGTACCGATTTTTGGCACATTTTCGTAGGCACCTGGATCCCGATTAACGAGTTGCTATGTATTCAGGAAACGTGTAACACTGTGCTCCCAAATGCAATTGCTAATCTCCTCAACACCACATGGGTAGTCCTGCTAAAGGCCACGTCCTACTATGAGCACGGTCCATTTGAGAGCTTCAATTGTGTTAAGGTTTACGCACCAGAACCTGTTCACGCGAACCCGCCACTCGCAGCTGCCATACAACCAAACATTTCAACAGATTCCTCTCCATCAACGACCGTGCTCGCTTCATCATCATCGACACCCAAAGGGCAGAAGAGGACCATCGAAGTTCCAACACCTGCAAAGGATTTGGAACGTGGCAGTCACCGGAGGTAAACTTTTATCTTTGTGCTATGTTTGTCTTCCCATATATCGCAAAAACACGTGGACATACAGACGCATACACGCacccatatatatgtatatatatatgcataaacaaacatatgtatatatatatatatatatatatatatatatatatatatatatatatatatatatatatatatatatatatatatatatattgcgtatatgtatatctatatagctgtatatgtatatacgtatatgtatatacgaatacgtatgtatgtgtatgtatatatatatatatatatatatatatatacacacacacaaagaACTGTATAAATTATATGTTTCCCCTATTATGCGCCTGTGTGAATTCTGACACCCTCCATTTACACTGCTGTTTAGGTTTGTCGTCGCATCTGAATCAGAAGATGAAGACGCCCTTGGCACAGAGAACAAGGATGTGAATGAGTGTGTCTGTCCCCAGTAATAGGTTTTCCTTTATTCATAAATAAATAGCTCACTCTGTTGAGTTCTTGCTTTTATCGTGTTCGTTTTTCCAGACATGGTTGGTTTAAGTTATGTTTTCCCACTGTGTATGATGCAACTTATAATATCATAATGCGCAGTTTTGCGCCTTTCGTTTTCATTCCCATGTGAATCATTTGGTCATAAGTTTAATAAGGTGTTTACTCCCTACTGCCCCAAAATCATATGCATAGTTCACCATTATTCAGTTTATTAACCCCTGTTAGAATACatttttttatttacacacatCATTAGTATTGGGATGATCATCTCATTCACTGCTGGTGGTTCAAATGTTAGTAAAATTCACATATGCAATATATTTCACAATGATTTGTGTTTCAACCACATCTGTATTTTAAAGAGGTTGTGCTCAAATGGGCGTCCACTTCATTCCTCTATTTTTTTCAATATAGTTTACTTCTAAGCACGTGGGGTGAGGGAAGCTACATATTTTGTAGCCTGTAAAACCCGATGCCCTTTGCTGCATCTGTAGATAGCACCCTTCGAAAGCAGTGACACCTTAAGTAGCAGGTTCGTTTTCTGATTAAACAACCAGCAGCATACTTCAGTGCCGCATGCATAGAATGAAACGAAAGCTTTCACCGCCACTAAAACATGTTTTATCTCTATGTGTATATGGATTTCATCTTGGCAGCTACAATGTTTATATGATAAGTCAATGAACAGTAATTGTTTTATACAGTCCTTCATTGTAGTCCAATGTTGTGTACTTAGATTAGCTTCTCCAAATATAAACCAGGTATACTACCACGGGGTGAAGGCATACATGCTTTCCGATTAGGTCAAAATAGGGAAAGACACATTTCTGGAATCCTGTGACTAATTGTGAATATGTTTGTGCATTTTTATATGTTTAATATCCAGGTTCATATGTTACTAACAAATTACTAAGCCATACTCTAGACATTCAGCTACTTTGGGTTGGTCAACACAGGTCAACATGCTTCATTTATTCAAACACCAACACTTGACGTGTGAGAAAGTACATTCTGGTCAACCTCCACATTTTTAGGGTGTAGTTTGGGAGGGAACTATTAACGCCAACACCAACTTCATTGCGCACAACACATTTTCCCCCGAGGTACGTTAGCAAATTCTCATGTTCTAGATTGATTTGGTCTGAAAATACCGGTACCCCTCAAATTTGACCCCATGAACACCTTCACCACGGTCCGTGCCTTCACTTGATCTTCAGTGAATGCAGGTCTGTGACAACAACGGGCCTGGTCCTGTTCACCGTATGCTCATGTTTAGAGAATTTACCATTGTTCACCCAGTTTGTGTTTCTCACCGGGGATTTTAAGACTATTTTTATAAATGCATCTATACATATGATTATGTCATGCCTGCTTAGTTTTAGATGAGTTTCATGTATTTGTTCGTCCATTTCTGCATTTGCTTCCCGTCTACAGTGTATCTGCCCCTACCTGTATAGACACCTACATATATTCGTACGTCTATGTACTTAtgtatgtatatacacatatacatgtatacatgtgcatatatatatatatatatatatatatatatatatatatatatatatatatatatatgtctatatatatatgtatatatacacatatatctataccTATACACAATTTTTGCAGCTTCCTTTAACAAATGCTACTACTATTATGTTTATTAATGACAACATCCCTTCATCTTTTTATTTTGTAACTGCTATCAAACCAGATACAAAAGTTATGAGCCACCAATTTAATATCACATGCTCTGGAAAGGCAAAAAGTTCCTCACACTTCATAAATTCCTGCCATTACTGACTTCATCTTCTCAATAGGTCAAGTTTATGCAGCCTCCATATGGTTGATCGTTCATCTACTATGCCTGCACCTGACATTCCATCCACATCCACCAACAATTTGAAAGGTATGTCATTTGTTGTTTCTACCTTTATATAGTTTCCTACTTTTTGATTTATTTTCTTACAAAATATGTCACTCCAGATACTATCCAGTATACATGTCTTGCAAACTTTTTGAATGGGCCTATATCATTTTGCTCATCCACTATACACATATCAGATGGGAAAACACAGACATATTGTGGGTTGAAAATAAATGAACCATCCTCCCTGCAATTAGGTAGTGTCTTTAATGTCCAACAATATTAAACTCATCAAAGTCCAGAATTGTTTGTCATTTCTATAAACCATCCTCACGGACAACTTATTGTAGAAAACCAAACTATTAGTAGTCATGTACAGACCGGGTCAGCTTCCACACCAGGTATCTTACATGTTACATACTCTTTCCCTTCTCCTATTATGAAAGACGATTCCTTAGATTTCTCTTCCTGTTTCAGCTGGAACATATACACAGAAACAACACCGTGGTAAAACAACGTTGAAACTCGCATTGAATTCGTCTGGTAATTAATCTGCAATCTAATTACATATTAGTTTCACAGTTTAATTGGGATGCCTATTTTAATATCATGGTAACAGTTGGT
This window of the Rutidosis leptorrhynchoides isolate AG116_Rl617_1_P2 chromosome 7, CSIRO_AGI_Rlap_v1, whole genome shotgun sequence genome carries:
- the LOC139859262 gene encoding replication factor A protein 1-like, which encodes MAEGRSTTTSEVKTKKYVLLSELELGKPSQVKVMICRSWDTYTVHGKYLSTEFIASDEQLTARSNIAHHFIARLKDGCIFLLNDFDVIANRAEYRIMRDNHLMIKLNGSTFMRKQPTGDSTGFIRHPFSCIEIENLEPTLGKFLVDVVGYAANVGEPEPTKKGSTTLEFDLVNERGKAIHATLWGSLGSAFCERQAANPGLYFIILSSVTVRNGFNNTLNLSSTSATLIIDDVEIPTLKNFREKMSAIEGPVIVDPSSPAWQLPPPQKGTLRDLLDMARRGKKNITADVFKCQVEIVNIRWKKLWYYNTCSVCKARKGLSRMSGQHWCESCQDIVPEPITRFRIICDVRDETAETVMVLFDEPAEEVTQATAKILLNEIDEETCNTVLPNAIANLLNTTWVVLLKATSYYEHGPFESFNCVKVYAPEPVHANPPLAAAIQPNISTDSSPSTTVLASSSSTPKGQKRTIEVPTPAKDLERGSHRRFVVASESEDEDALGTENKDVNECVCPQ